In bacterium, the genomic window TATGGAATCAACATCGTTTCCACCTGCGAGGAACTTTCTTATCCCTGGCTGACACAACCAGAAATAGCAGAAGAGATAGATGAAACAGCAAAGAAAAATAATGTTTCGGTTTTAGGCACAGGTGTAAACCCTGGTTTCTTAATGGACCTTTTACCTCTCATCTTTACTGCTGTGTGTCAGAATGTAGAGAAAATAAAGGTGGAGCGGTTACAGGATGCCTCAAAGAGACGGATTCCTTTTCAGAAGAAAGTAGGAGTGGGCCTTACCATAGAAGAATTCAGTGAAAAAGTAAAAGCAGGAACACTCCGCCATGTAGGACTTACAGAATCAATACATATGATTGCACATAGAATGGGATGGAATATAGAAAAAACCGAGGATATTATAGAACCAGTAGTTGCTGATAGAGAGATAAATATAAATGGTGTACTTATTGAAAAAGGGAAGGTTTTAGGAGTCAAACAGACAGGTAAGGGGTTTTCAAAAGGTGTAGAGTTGATAACACTGATATTTGTTGCAGCAGCAGGCATTGAAGAACCATATGACAGGGTAAGCATAAAAGGAACTCCTGATATAGAAAGCACTATCAAGGG contains:
- a CDS encoding Gfo/Idh/MocA family oxidoreductase, with translation MDRRIKVAIYGVGPIGIKTAQYITERNCFDIIAAIDIDPQKIGKKLSDFTGIRDSNVIIQKAEDVLGKKKIDVVVLTTVSSLKKAKPQIIEILKYGINIVSTCEELSYPWLTQPEIAEEIDETAKKNNVSVLGTGVNPGFLMDLLPLIFTAVCQNVEKIKVERLQDASKRRIPFQKKVGVGLTIEEFSEKVKAGTLRHVGLTESIHMIAHRMGWNIEKTEDIIEPVVADREININGVLIEKGKVLGVKQTGKGFSKGVELITLIFVAAAGIEEPYDRVSIKGTPDIESTIKGGVNGDIATSAIVINAIPVVVKAKPGLRTMADIEPVTFFRE